Part of the Bacteroidales bacterium genome is shown below.
CATCTGGAAAAAAGCCAATGGCATCGACCCTACCCCTGTGGTGCAATATTCCGAACGCAAATCCCTCAGCACCGAGCGCACTTTTGAAAAGGACACGACAAATGTCTCAGCACTCAAAAAACTACTGATTTCGATGGTGGAAAAAATCGCCTTCGAACTGCGCAAAAAACAAAAGCTTACGGGATGCGTCACCGTAAAAATCCGCTATGCCAATTTCGACACCCACAGCCTGCAAAAGCACCTCCCCTACACTTCTTTCGACCATGTGCTGATGGAAACAGCTTTGGAATTATTTGAACGCCTCTATACAAGGAGGATACTCATCCGGCTTATCGGTGTGCGTTTCAGCCATTTGGTGGGCGGCCACCAGCAATTGAATTTGTTTGAAGATGCCCCCGAAATGATCAGCCTCTACCAGGCCATGGACAGCATCCGGCTACGGTACGGAAGGAAAGCAGTGCAAAGGGCGGTGGGGGTTCGCCCACTCCTCCCCGCCCTGAAGGACGGGGAAAATTGGAAATAAAATGAAGCACTTTCTTCAGGTTCATCACCTCGGCACTTTCAACTTTCTCGGGTTTTCCATCGAGAAAAAGATAATCTCTGACGGCTAAGTTCTAATTATAACAGCATTTTGTTTAAAAAGCTCAAACAGATGATATGCCTGGTCTGTGAGAAACATTGTCAAGAACCATTGTTTCAAAGTTGTTTTGCTTTCTCTATTTTATCAGCATAAGCGTACCAGTTCAGATAGTTTTGTAAATATTTTGAACTTACCCCATTAAATGGGCGCAAAAACTTTCTGAGCTCTGCATGGACATTGTTGACTTTTTGCAGATGGATGGTCTTATCATTTTTGTCCACGTGATCTTTGGCCAATAATGCTTTGTGTTTTATGCCAGGGTTGTCTTTGGCAAAAGCCTTAAAAGAAGGGTGCTTGTCCGTTATCAAGGTTGTGTTCCCGGCCAGCTTCCCATCCAATGCCTTTGCGATTTCTTTTTTGCTGAGACGTTTTGAGACAACAGTTTTAAGGTATTTCTCCCCCTTGCGCTCAACTGCCGTCACAACCTGGATAACTGTGACTTCTTCTTTTCCCATGTTCCGTTTGAAATCACCTCCCCGCTTTCTTGATTTTCTGTCCAGATTCCGGCTGCCTTTATTGTTCATAGCCAGCTCCAATTCGTCACACTCTACTTCTGAGCATAACTGTTCAGGCACAAGCTGCTCTAGTGAACTCAATATCTTGCCCTGTAATTCATGCTCTTGCAGCAACCCATTCAATAACTCACTTTGTACGGCCTTTGGCAATTGTGCAAATAATGCCTTAATTTCGTGTCTTGATTTCATTTTACAAAGACACAAAGAATTGCTGTATTGTTCAGAACTTAGCCTTATTTAGTAAATTGCACAAACTTTGAAAAGAGCCAAAAAGCTTAAAAGTTATTCTGAATTTTTTTGGTCCATTAAAAGACCAATAAAAAAAATTCGGAAATAACTTTTTTGCGGACTCTGAACAAGGTAAATAATTATAAAAAAAGGTCAACCTATATCAGGATAATACAAAAGAGACTTAGTAAATAGCGATATTAAGAGTATCAAACCATATAAAAGGAAAACTATGAAATCATTAGTATATTGCGAAGGTGAATTTGGAAAGATAGATGGCAAGGTTGCGAATGGGCTTGCCAGACATTCTGAAAAGTATCAGATTCTTGGAATTATTGATAGTACAAAAGCCGGTCTCGATGCCGGAGAATTTCTTGATGGAATAAAAAATGGAATCCCAATATTCCAAAGTAGCGAAGATGCCATCGAGACTTTGGGCTTTGTTCCAGAATACTTCATCTACGGCATTGCAGCGATTACTGCATTTCTTGACCATTATGATAGAGGGATTATCTTTTCCGCAATGAAACTGGGGATGAACATCATAAATGGTCTCCCGGAATTTTTTACTGAGGATGAAGAATTTGTCCAGAAAGCCCATGATTATAATGTACAAATCTATGATATGAGAAAATCACCGATGAGAAAGCATTTACATAATTTTACCGGACGTATTCATAAGGTTTCAATTCCCGTAATAACAGTGCTTGGAACGGATTGTGCGGTTGGCAAAAGAACAACAGCGGTAGAACTTGTTGTAGCATTGCAACAAGCAGGGCTGAATGCTGAATTTATTGCGACTGGCCAGACAGGTTTGCTTCAGGGTGCAAAGTATGGCACTGTGGTGGATGTTTTAAGTTCGGGTTTTGCAAGTGGCGAGGTTGAAAATGCAATTCTAAATGCATATAAAGGAGAACGCCCTGATATTATTGTTGTAGAAGGTCAAGGTGCTCTGAGTCATCCCGCCTATACATCATCACACGCTATTATCAGAGGCTCTGTGCCCGATGCGGTTATATTACAGCACCCGCCTAAAAGAAAGAATCATTGTGATTATCCAACCCTACCAATGCCCACACCAGAAAGTGAGATCGAATTGATAGAAGTTTTCTCAAAAACGAAGGTGATTGCCATCACAATCAACCATGAAGATATGACTGATGATGAATTAGAAAATACTATTGTGGAATACGAAAAAAAATACAGACTGCCTACCACCGATATTTTAAAGTATGGTTGCGATAAACTCATTAAAAAATTATTTGAAATATTCCCCGAACTGTTAGAGAAATCGAAACAAATATGAAAACACCAAGAATAGAGATAAATCTTGGTAAAATTGTCCATAATGCAAAAAAGTTAAGGGAGCTTTATGGTTCAAAAGGCATTGACGTAATTGGTGTAACAAAAGTAGTTTGCGGAGACCCAGCCATTGCAGATGTTTTAGTAAAAAGCGGTATCAATATCCTTGCTGATTCAAGAATTGAAAATATTATAAAAATGCATGATGCAGGTATCCATGCAAAATTTCTTCTGCTAAGAACCCCTTTAAGTCAATCTGAATTGGTCGTGAAATATGCGGATACCAGTCTCAACTCAGAGCTTTCTGTAATTAAAGAACTTTCAAAATATGCTGTAAAGCAAGGCATATCTCATAAAATTATATTAATGGTAGAATTGGGAGATTTAAGAGAGGGGATTATGTTGTTAGACGTAGAGAATACCGTTAATGAGGTAATGGGGTTGAAAGGAATTGAACTCATAGGTATTGGAACAAATTTAGCTTGCTTTGGCGGTATAAAACCCAATGATGAGAAAATGGAGTATTTATCCTCAATTGCAAAAAGTATTGAAGATAAGTTTAAATTAAAATTAGAAATTATTTCTGGAGGAAATTCAGCCAATTACGATTGGTTTATGTCAACAAAAGATGTTGGAAAAATTAATAATTTACGAATTGGCGAATCAATATTTTTAGGTTGTGAAACTCTTGAGCGAAAAACAATTAAGGAGCTATTTACAGATGCATTTACTTTAATTGCAGAGGTTATTGAGTCAAAAAGAAAGCCGTCCTTGCCTTATGGCGATATTGGTCAAGATGCATTTGGAAATATTCCAAAATTTCCTGACCTTGGTTTAATGAAAAGAGCTATACTCGGAATTGGATTACAAGATGTTTTAGTTTCAGGATTAACGCCCCTATTGGATATTGATATTCTCGGGGCAAGCAGCGATCATATCATTATCGATACCAAACAATTAGAACTCAGAGTAGGAGATACCGTTGAGTTTAATCTCAATTACGGAGCTTTACTTTCATCTATGACTTCGCCATATATAATTAAAATCTATAAAGAAATATGACAGCAAAAGAATATTGCGAATTAGTTGAACGATTAGACCGCTTCCAAAAGCAACTTATTTCAACTATTACCATTAAAGAGGACCACTCTCCGTTAATCAGCTTAAAAGAATCAAATTTTAATTTAGTGTTTGAACCATCTTTTTACAAGGATTACAAATATATGGTTAGAGAAGTTATTTTTGAAAAAATAGGACGAATAAGCAAAATTTTGGATAAGGAAGATAAAAGATTAATCATTCGTTCCGTATGGAGAGGTTTTGCACACCAAAAACTTTTGCGGGATAGAAGAATTAAGATTATAACAAAAGACCATCCCAATAAATCATTAAAAGAAATTAATAAAATAGTTTCATATTTCATTGCTCCTGAAGAAGAATCAATGCATTCAACCGGTGGGGCTGTGGACGCATTAATCTATGATTTGGAAAAAGATTGCGTTATGGACTTTGGAAATAATGAAGACCTAAATTTAGAACTTAATGAAACTTGCTATCCATTTCATCCTGATATTTCTCCACAAGTAAGAAAAAACCGAGAACTTCTTATCAATCTCTTTGACAAAGAAGGCTTTGTAGTTGACCCTAAGGAATACTGGCATTTTGATTATGGAAATGTTATTTGGGCAATAGAAAAAGGAAGAAAATATGCTAAATATGGTATTAAGTCGGCGGATAAATAATATGGCATATTGATTATTTTTTCTATCTTTACAGCATGGAAAAAATAGATTTACGCAGAGCAAGTAAAGAGGAAAAAGAAGCAATAAGAATTCGTGCTATTCACATGCATACTCAGAAATTAAAACAAAATGAAATTGCTTTTTTGTTAGGGGTTCATAAAAACTCAGTTTATCAGTGGATTAAGTTATACAATAAATATGGGAAGAAAGGATTAAAAGAAGTAATAAGAGGTCGAAAAAAAGGAACCGGCAGATTATTAAGCCGTGAGCAAGAAAAAGAGATTCAAAAAATGATTACCGATAAGATGCCTGACCAATTAAAACTACCATATGCTTTATGGACAAGGAAAGCTATTAGAGATTTAATAAAAAGAACATATAAGGTTGAAGTTGCAATAAGAACAATGGGTGATTACCTTAATGAGTGGGGATTTAGCCCTCAAAAGCCTAAAAAGAAAGCTTATGAGCAGAATTCAAAATCAGTAAACAAATGGCTTAAAGAAGAGTATCCCTCTATTGTAAAAAAAGCAAAAAAAGAAGGAGCAGAAATCCATTGGGGAGATGAAACAGGCATAAGAAATACAAGTCAGTATGGACGTTCATATGCACCAAAAGGACAAACACCGGTAAAAGAAACTATGGCAAAACGAATATCTTTAAATATGATTTCTACAATAACAAATCAAGGAAAGGTAAGGTTTATGACATACAAAGGAACTATGAACTCACAACAATTTATTATATTTATGAAGCGATTAATAAAAGGAGCAGAAAAGAAAATATTTTTAATTTTAGATAACCTAAAAGTTCACCATAGTAAACTTGTTAAAAAATGGGTAGAAAAGAACAAAAATAAAATTGAGCTATTTTACCTTCCTTCATATTCACCTGAGTTAAACCCGGATGAATATTTGAATAATGATTTAAAAAGTGGGATAGGGCTAAAAGCCTCTCCTAAAAATGAAAAGCAAATGAATACTAATGTAAAATCTCATATGATTTTTTTGCAAAGAAATCCTGAGCGAGTTGCACGTTTTTTTCATCATAAATCAATAAAATATGCAGCTGCTTAAATCACTTTATATTTCCGCCGGATTAATATTGTTTTTTGTCAAATATTTCTTCTATAAGCCTTCCGATATTCAGTACTGTTTCATCTTGAGGTTGTTGAATAATGAATGCCTTAAATACAAATAAATAATAATCAGAAGAATAATTATCAGAACTGTATTGTTTGTGAATTTCAATTATTTCGTTGTAGATAGTTGTCCGGTCATTTGATTTTTTAAATTTGAGAAGTGCTTCAAGCCATAAAATAGTTTCCTCAAAGTTGTTGTTGTGTTTGGCTAATTGTACTTGCGAAATATAATACTTCTCATTATCCTCAAAAAAATCAATTTTGTTCCACGCATCAATAGCTTCTTTGTAATGATTTAATTCAAATCTTATATTTCCAATTTCTATCCATAAATCTATGTCATTTGATTTTGCAATATATTCTAATACTTTAACTAAATCCTTTTTTTGTTCTAATATTTGAATAGATTTTGAGCTTAAAATAAATTGACTTATTAATTCGTCTCTCCATTCTAAATTTTTAATTATTTCATCTAATTTATTTTGATTTTGAGTTAATATCTCAATATCTTGTTTCATTATTTTTTCTCCGTTTATTAAACGAGAAATAATAATTCTAATGTCTTGTTCAACTGTCCTTAAATTGTTCCCAATTCGTGATACTAATTCGTTGAAAAACCTACCTTTGAATAAGCAAATTGCAGCCTCTTCATATTTTGGTTTTTTGAATATCGGATTTAAATAAAAATCAGCTGCACTTTGCCAGTTTTCATTGATTTCTTCTGAGAGTGCTAAACATTCATAACCTTGTTCTTTTTCCCCAATTTTAATAAATTGTTTTGCCGCAACTTTAAGTCTTGCCGGATTATTATCATAAAGACCTTGTTTCTTATCTTGTTCGGCATTTTTAAGAGCATTGTCTTTTGTGCTGTTATCAATTTTATCTTTTATAGTTCCCGGATTGTATAAAATTGTATCATTTTTATAATCGTTTAAAATCATCCATTTATCTGTTGAAATATCAACATTATTAACAAGTTCTTTCCAAAACAACTCCTCAGATTGTTCGTTATCTATTATTAATAGTTCTGTTTGAGCACGGGTTAAACCAACATATAATTTATTAAAAAAGAAACCTCTCTTAAATAATTCTTCAATATCTGATTTGTTTTTTGATAGATTTTTTAATTCTTGTATAAAATATTCTCCAAAGCCGAATAAAACAACCTGCTCATATTCTGCTCCTTTTGCTTCAACTGACGTTTTTACTTCTACTTCATCAATTAATGACAATAAATTGTGCTTTCTAATATACTCGTCCTTTTCTTGTGCATTAACAGGAATAATAAATATTTTATGTTCTAATTTTTCTATTAAGTCTTGTTTTAATTCTGGATTATTTTCTATTGAATTATAACTTAAAAAAACATTGAAATTTCTGTTACTATCATTATTTGGACGCTTTGCTTCTTGTGGTTTTATTTGTTTTATACCTAAATTTTTCTTTCTATGATATTGCACAAAATTAGCAACAGATACAACCGGTTGGGCAGAACGATAATTAAAAGAAGGATTGTAGTCTTGAATTTGATTATTAAACTTAGCAATTTCTTTCAATTCTTCATGAAGCATGCTTGTCATCTCACCTTGCCGAAATCCTGTTGGATTTACTGTTTGGTTTGGGTCTCCTGCAAAAACAATAGGGACTTGTTTTATTTTTGACAAATCATACTCTAAATACTTTGATAATCTCAAAATAAAACGCAATTCTACTCTGCAAAAATCCTGTGCTTCATCACATATTAGAACACTATATTTTTTCTTAATGCCTACGTTTTTACTTATATGCTTTATTATTTTAAGTTTATCCCAATAACTTTCTTCATTTATTAGTTTATCATAAAATGGCAAAACATTATCTTCGATTCCTTTAAACTTAGATTTAGGAATTATTTTTGCTTTTTTATAAATTCTCTCAAAATTTTCACTTGTAATTTTTTCATCAAAATTGTAACCATATATAAATGTAATAATAGTAAACCATGATTCTTCGGCTGAGTATCTGTTTATTATATGTTTTGGCAAATTAGAGTTTTCATACAATTGTTTGAACTTAGAAAAATCTAAATATTTAGTGTCTTTAAAATTAGTTTTATCATTTTCCGGAAGCATCTCAAATAAAAACTTCTTAAAAGAATTGAAGTTGTTTTTTCTACATTGACTTGCCAGTTCAATTGGAACTTTAAATTCCGTATTGTTAGTTAATAAATCAAAAACGGCATCTTTTGAATGTTTTAAAAGAGTTTCATTTTCTGTAAGAAAGATAATATCTCCTTTTATTTCATCTTGACATTTGTAATAAAATGAATTTGCAAAAATATAATATAACATTGTGGACTTACCGCTACCGGCTTGTCCGTTTATGTAGTATGGGAATTTAAAATTATTAAAAAAGTCAATTTGTTCGCTTGTTAATGAAAGATTGCTAAATTCCTTACTTTTTTGGATAGGATACCAATCGTCATAGTTTGTAATTGTCCATTTGGGATATGCCCTAAATGCCTTGCGACTAATGCTTTCTTTGCTTTTAGTGAAGTCGATTTTTTCTGACTGTATTTCTATTAGGGCTTTTTCCCAGTGTTCTTTTTGTTTACTTAAAATAGCACCATTAAATAATATAAAAATTGTGTCTTCGTTATTTAGCTCAATTTTGCTATATAAAACACCAATTTCATTGTTTGTATATTTTAGAATAACTATTCCATTCTCTTCTTTAATAATTTCACCTGTTATTCGACCTTCAACAATATCATTAATAACTATCCTAAATATATCAACTCTCTTATCAATCATTCCTTCTGTTAAGGAACTATTTAGGGCATATTTAACCCAATCTTCTGTTTCAAATATTTCATTTTTTGGTTCTATTTTGAAACCCTTAAACCAAGAAGTTAATTCTTGAGGAGGATAATCTAATCCTTTTTTTATCTTTGATTTTTCATCTCTGTAATTTTTAATAAAATTATCTTTATCTGTCTTAGATAGAATATTATTTCTCAACCATTCACCATCTTTTAATTGAGGATAAATATTTTTCACATAATTATACTCAACATTATTATTTCCAATTATATCCCTTACAAATAAAACTTTTACTTCGATATTATCAATAATAATATTTTGCTCCTCAATAATCGTCTTTGTTTCAGGATAATATGTTTTTAATGTCCAGATATTTCCACTTACAAAAGACAAGCTGGCAGTATTGCATAAGACAGAAAGTTCTTGGGTTTCTGAAATCTTATTATATACAATTTTTTCAAACGCCTTTCCTTTTATGTTTTTAATAAATGTATTACAAAAATGAAATCTAATCATATTATTATATTTATACTATACCAATTGTTAAAATAAGACTTCGTGCTATTAAAAATCCAAATATATTACATTGGTAAATGTAAGAATTTTAAATAAAATATTTGCTATTTACATATAGTAATAATTAGAAAAATATAAAGCATATAGATTTAAGAGATTAAAATAATTTAGTTTTAAAACCAATTTTGTATGTTGATTTGTATGTTGAAGGCAAAAACAAAAAAGCCTCACATCTTGTAAGGCTTTAAGGTTCAATGTGAACCCGACAGGATTCGAACCTGTAATCGCTTGATTCGTAGTCAAGTGCATTATCCAGTTATGCTACGGGTCCGTAAACGGATTGCAAAATTAAGTAAAATATATAAATTCTTATGCAATTTTTGAAATATTTTATCTGAAATGTTATAAACCTCTAAAAAGTATTGTACATTTAGTTTTGGTTTATATTTTTGTTAAAATTATCATTTATTATGAACTTAAAAAGATATGCCGGAATTGACATCGGCTCAAATGCTGTTCGTCTTATTATAAAAGATGTTTTACCCGGCAGCAGTTACGGTAACGCAATCTTAAAAAAAAGAGTATATGTAAGGTTACCTTTACGTTTAGGCGGCGATGTATTTTTATACAATAAAATTAAGAAAGAAAAAGAAAAAGAGTTTATTAAAGCAATTAAAATATACAAAAACTTGCTTGATTTCTACAATATTACAATGTTCCGGGCATGTGCAACCTCTGCGGTAAGAAGTGCAGAAAACGGAATAGAAATTCTGAATAAAATTGAAAAAAAAACAGGTGTAAATATTGAAATTATAAGCGGGAGAGAAGAAGCAATGTTAATTTTTGAAACAAATAAACATAATCTTCCCTATGATGCAACTTATCTTTCGGCAGATTTGGGAGGAGGAAGTTTGCAACTTACACTTTTTAAAAATGATGATATTATTTGTACTCATTCTTATAAAATAGGTACGGTGAGAATGCTAAAAGAAAAAGTAAAACAAAATGAACTTAAAAAGTTTGAAAATGAACTTGCAGAAATTAAAAATAACTATAATAACATCAAATTATTGGGAACAGGAGGTAATATTAACCAAATAAATAAATTATTTAAAAGTAATAATGTTTCATTTGTATCTTTAAAAAAACTGTATGATGAACTTAATAATATATCTGTTGAAGAAAGAATGAGAAAATATACTTTCAGAACAGACAGAGCAGATGTTATTATTCCCGCACTTGAAATTTATTTAAAAATAATGGGAATAGCGGATTCCGAAGACATATACATTCCCGGAACAAGTTTAGCAGACGGTATTATAAGAGAATTATATGAAAATGACCTCGAAAAAAATAACACATAATTTAATTTTATGAAATCAATATTTACACTTTTTTTAATTGTTTTATTTTTAAACACAGGCACATATTCACAAACTGTTACAAATTTTTCAGTACATAAGAATCAAAAAGAATATTTTGATTCCTTGGCAATATATTCACCAAATGAATTATTTAAATTTAAAACTCCGAATAAAATATCTGAGGTTAATAAATCTAAAAATTGCACTATTGAAAAAATTGTTTTCGGTTGGCATCCGTATTGGTCAAATGGTTTAGAAACAAATTATCAATGGAATCTTCTTTCCGATTTGTCATATTTTTCTTATGAAATTGACTATTTGACAGGCGACCCTGTTACAACAAATAATTGGGAAACTGCAACCGTAATTGATGATGCACAAACAAACGGAGTTCGCGTAAACTTGTGTATTACCTTATTTGATAATCATCAAGCTTTTTTTGAAAATGCAACAGCTCAACAAAATTTAATTGATAATTTACTTACACTTGTACAAAACAGAAATGCAAACGGAATTAATGTTGATTTTGAACTTGTTCCCGGCAGTCAAGCTGTTAATTTCAATAACTTTTTGGTCAATCTTGCCACACAATTTCATACTGAAAACCCTGATTATCAAATAAGTATTGCCCTTCATGCTGTTGATTGGAATGATATTTATGATATACCTTTGCTTAAAGATTATATCGACTTATTTATCATTATGGCTTATGATTATTATTGGCCCGGCAGCAGTCTTGCAGGTCCTTCGGGGCAATTATATATGATGAATACATTTAACAGAACAATTTCTCGTTCAATTATTGATTATTTATATGCCGGTGTACCTCGAGAAAAATTAGTTTGCGGACTTCCGTATTACGGATATGAATGGCAAACAACTTCCGATAATGTTCCGACTTCAACTACAAACTCAGGTACAGCCAGAACTATAAAAACAATAAAGAATAACTCAAACGGTTATTATTCCGACAAACAGCTTGATGCAAACAGCATGTGTGCATATTATAACTATTACACCGGCGGAACTTGGCATCAAGCATGGGTTGACGATGAAAATTCTTTGAAATACAAATACGATGTTGTTAAACAACAAGATATTGCAGGAATAGGTATTTGGGCATTAGGTTATGACGACGGTTATTCTGAAATGTGGAATTTAATACAAAATTATTTTTCAAATTGTGCTGTTATACCTTCAACTTATAATTTTTATGATATGGGGGGACCCACAAGAGAACATTATAACAGAGAAGATTACATATTTACAATTGCACCCACAGATTATACGGATTATTTAGCATTAAACTTTACAACTTTTGAATTAGAAGCAAACTATGATTCATTATGGATATACGACGGAGCAAATATAAATGCACCCTTAATCGGAAGATATTCCGGAACAACAAGTCCGGGAATTGTTGAAGCAAGCGGAGGAGCAATTACGATTAAGTTTTATTCCGACGGTGCAACTGTTTATTCGGGTTGGAATGCCGAATGGAGATGTTCGCCTGTTGATATTGACAAATTAAATAAATATGAGATTAATGTTTTTCCGAATCCGACAAATGATTATATTCAAATTTCTGAACAAGCCGAAAAAATTGAATTATTTTCTTTAAACGGAATACTAATATTGTCTTCAACCGAAAACAATAAAATCAATGTTTCAAATTTATCTTCCGGAATTTATATCTTAAAAATAAAAATCGAGGATAATATTATATTCAGAAAAGTTGTTATTCAACATTAATGCTTATATGCCTGTATATCAATTAACAGAAGAACTTATTTTTCCCCACCCGAAATATGCCGAAAACGGAGTTCTTGCAATAGGAGGAGATTTATCACCGGAACGATTGCTGTTGGCATATCAAAACGGAATTTTTCCGTGGTATAATGAAGGTGAGCCTATTATTTGGCATGCACCTGATCCTCGTTTTGTCTTATTTCCCGAAAGATTTAAAAAATCAAAAAGTTTGAAGCTTTTAATTAATAAAAACATCTATACATGTTCTTTTAATCAAGACTTTGAAAACGTAATGCGAAATTGTAAAAATATTAAGCGAAAAGATGATGAAGGAACATGGATAAGCAATGATATTATCGAAGCCTATTTCAGATTACATAAATTCGGTTTAGCTGAGTCGGTTGAGGTTAAAAACAAAAGCGGGAATTTAGTCGGCGGTTTATACGGGGTGAAATTAGGCAAAGTGTTTTTCGGAGAATCCATGTTCAGCACAGAACCTAATACGTCTAAAATTGCATTGGCATTTTTAATTGAAAATTCAGACATAAAATTAATTGACACCCAAGTTTATACAAAACATTTAGAAAGTTTGGGTGCAGAATACATTTCTTTAAAAAAGTTTTTAGCTTTACTAAAAAAACATATTGATGAATAAAAAAAGAGCATACCCTACCTCTCTAATAATCAGATTCATAACTTTTATTTTCTTTTCTGTTTTTGCAAGAATTTACAAAATAAAAAAAGTAATGCCCGAAGAAGTGAAGAGGCTAAAACCTCCGTATTTAATTCTCGGAAATCATGTAGGCTACTGGGATCCTTTTGTTACGGGAAATTTTCTGCCGCATTTTACTCATTTTGTTTCTTCCGATGCTGCTTTCAGAAAACCTTTAATTCGTTTATTTCTTAACGGACTGGGAACTATTCCCAAGAAAAAAAACATAAGAGATACCAAAGTTATAAGAGATATTATTTCAGTTATTAAACAAGGCGAAAACATCGGAATATTCCCGGAAGCCGTAAGAAATTGGGCGGGAAAAACTCAGCCTGTGGATGCTTCAATTGCAAAATTAATTAAATTATTAAAAGTTCCGGTTGTTGTTCCGGTTTTAAAAGGCATGAATTTGTTTAACCCTCGTTGGTCAAGAAAACTAAGGCGAGCAAAAGTTGAAGTTGAATACAAATTATTATTCTCAAAAAATGATGTTAAAACATATTCCGAAAATAAAATTTTTAAACTGTTAGAAAATGCAATGTTTCATGATGAAGTTGAATGGCAAAGAAAACATAAAATAAAAATACATTCAAACCGGAGAGCAGAATTTATTAATCATACAATATATTATTGCCCTGAATGTCAGGGAATTGACAGTTTCAGAGCAAAAGAAAATGATTTTAAATGTGTCAATTGCAATTACGATATTCATATTAATGAATACGGTTTTTTTGAACGAATTTCAAAAGGGAATTTATATTTTGATAATATCAGAGATTGGTTTGAAAAAGAAGAAAATTACTTGCTGAATTTTATAAATAATAAATTAAAATCAAACTATAAAGACGTAATATTTGAAGACCTTAATTCTGAAATTTATCACAGCAA
Proteins encoded:
- a CDS encoding 1-acyl-sn-glycerol-3-phosphate acyltransferase — encoded protein: MNKKRAYPTSLIIRFITFIFFSVFARIYKIKKVMPEEVKRLKPPYLILGNHVGYWDPFVTGNFLPHFTHFVSSDAAFRKPLIRLFLNGLGTIPKKKNIRDTKVIRDIISVIKQGENIGIFPEAVRNWAGKTQPVDASIAKLIKLLKVPVVVPVLKGMNLFNPRWSRKLRRAKVEVEYKLLFSKNDVKTYSENKIFKLLENAMFHDEVEWQRKHKIKIHSNRRAEFINHTIYYCPECQGIDSFRAKENDFKCVNCNYDIHINEYGFFERISKGNLYFDNIRDWFEKEENYLLNFINNKLKSNYKDVIFEDLNSEIYHSKEDVDLKFIGIADVKLFANRIEINFKEKEEVLTLNFDDLQTINPQVNERLEIYYSGEAYRIIGGREGVSALKWEVALNAIWKYSGQNHKLSPYINNL
- the aat gene encoding leucyl/phenylalanyl-tRNA--protein transferase, with amino-acid sequence MPVYQLTEELIFPHPKYAENGVLAIGGDLSPERLLLAYQNGIFPWYNEGEPIIWHAPDPRFVLFPERFKKSKSLKLLINKNIYTCSFNQDFENVMRNCKNIKRKDDEGTWISNDIIEAYFRLHKFGLAESVEVKNKSGNLVGGLYGVKLGKVFFGESMFSTEPNTSKIALAFLIENSDIKLIDTQVYTKHLESLGAEYISLKKFLALLKKHIDE